The following are encoded in a window of Pagrus major chromosome 14, Pma_NU_1.0 genomic DNA:
- the LOC141008081 gene encoding uncharacterized protein isoform X2, translating to MAKRTTKEDGAKVKHKFEMPRRISPLQDAICHVISRTDKTDKLEVKYINAVKGRGVFAKGTISRGQFVAEYRGDMINDAEYQSRRRVYHPTCAAFMFAFKWRGKTWCIDASRDDGSLGRLVNDEHRRPNCKMKRTDVNGKPHLCLFALDDIQEGEEITYHYGDGDCPWRTQMTSTAADDVASHDSSPSLSVNPMDDAAGPSNTQQMTSTAADDVASHDSSPSLSVNPMDDAAGPSNTQQMTSTAADDVASHDSSPSLSVNPMDDAAGPSNTQQMTSTAADDVASHDSSPSLSVNPMDDAAGPSNTQQMTSTAADDVASHDSSPSLSVNPMDDAAGPSNTQQMTSTAADDVASHDSSPSLSVNPMDDAAGPSNTQQMTSTAADDVASHDSSPSLSVNPMDDAAGPSNTQQAMTVPQDTFEVFVPRLRRTRSVIMKDTVFEDSDELYCTTPESGEDFIPDTTSKSDTDSEASLKLKPTSTRKHQYVDNKSVMWSPICDSTTPDSMEFDKQSHTSKVRAEEESCSSDAEEEPCSSDAEEEPCSSEADEQPCSNGADEQPSSSQSIGTVVVGPCKRKAGKRVYDKRHYCLYCSKPYAKMARHLEHAHDGKSDVARALSFTKGSKERKKQLDYIRNKGNYAHNASVMQSGKGELVPFKRPPKQAQGNDFMHCAHCQGLYTRKVLWRHMRNCQLKPGSVASKPGKNRVQSMCTYTGPVPTNTSEQLWGVITSMNPDPIAHIVKNDQVIIDFGQHLLNKKGISAKNKLQVREKMRELGRLIHSARRVTSLKNMEDFISPKKYMETIKAVKLTCGYESESNRFLIPSLANKLGNSLVKISKLLKAKGLISNDEKLVKNASNFEVVHQEKWHELISATALRNIREAKWNMPSVMPFTKDVQKMHAYLTQEQDKWSKFLSESPSTKAWKELTKVCLVQLILFNRRREGEVASMPLSAFLSRDTSDPHDDLDWALSEVEKKLCRHFTRIVVRGKRGRPVPILLTPKMLNAIELLVSQREACGVLKDNDHMFARPGAMTHFRGSDCFRAFAKQCGADCPRALTSTKLRKHAATLSTVLNMTNTEMDQLANFLGHDIRVHREFYRLPEKTLQLAKVSKLLMALEQGRVAEFHGKTLDEVEIDPDEKLLDSDEDDENMHEGNPPPTDDEETLPPPEKNETPLVPQEGRTPPSSDDEIPSRVSVKKSSSKGAHLRKRRKPPSSDDEMPSGVGAKRSSSKGKATQRKKRPWQETEVQAVERHMKKFITSCIVPGKMDCEKCLRAEPEALQSRDWQTLKFYVYNRISASKKKLQCN from the exons ATGGCAAAGAGGACAACAAAAGAAGATGGAGCAAAAGTTAAACACAAG TTTGAAATGCCACGAAGGATCAGCCCCCTTCAGGATGCCATTTGTCATGTTATTTCAAGGACCgacaaaacagacaaattgGAAGTCAAGTACATCAATGCAGTGAAAG GACGTGGTGTATTTGCAAAGGGTACAATCAGCAGAGGACAATTTGTTGCTGAGTATAGGGGGGACATGATAAATGATGCAGAATatcagagcagaagaagagttTACCACCCAACATGTGCTGCGTTTATGTTTGCATTCAAGTGGAGAGGGAAAACATGGTG CATTGATGCCTCAAGAGATGATGGGTCATTGGGGCGGCTAGTGAATGATGAACACAGGAGGCCAAATTGTAAGATGAAAAGGACTGATGTGAATGGAAAGCCTCACCTCTGTTTGTTTGCCTTGGATGATATtcaagaaggagaagaaattaCCTATCATTATGGAGACGGGGACTGCCCATGGAGAACACAA ATGACCAgcactgcagctgatgatgtggCTTCACATGACTCTAGTCCATCCCTGTCTGTGAATCCGATGGATGATGCTGCTGGTCCAAGCAACACTCAACAG ATGACCAgcactgcagctgatgatgtggCTTCACATGACTCTAGTCCATCCCTGTCTGTGAATCCGATGGATGATGCTGCTGGTCCAAGCAACACTCAACAG ATGACCAgcactgcagctgatgatgtggCTTCACATGACTCTAGTCCATCCCTGTCTGTGAATCCGATGGATGATGCTGCTGGTCCAAGCAACACTCAACAG ATGACCAgcactgcagctgatgatgtggCTTCACATGACTCTAGTCCATCCCTGTCTGTGAATCCGATGGATGATGCTGCTGGTCCAAGCAACACTCAACAG ATGACCAgcactgcagctgatgatgtggCTTCACATGACTCTAGTCCATCCCTGTCTGTGAATCCGATGGATGATGCTGCTGGTCCAAGCAACACTCAACAG ATGACCAgcactgcagctgatgatgtggCTTCACATGACTCTAGTCCATCCCTGTCTGTGAATCCGATGGATGATGCTGCTGGTCCAAGCAACACTCAACAG ATGACCAgcactgcagctgatgatgtggCTTCACATGACTCTAGTCCATCCCTGTCTGTGAATCCGATGGATGATGCTGCTGGTCCAAGCAACACTCAACAG GCTATGACAGTGCCCCAGGACACATTTGAGGTTTTCGTACCAAGACTGAGACGGACTAGAAGTGTCATT ATGAAGGACACCGTTTTTGAAGATTCAGATGAACTTTATTGTACTACGCCAGAGAGTGGAGAAGATTTCATCCCCGATACCACCTCCAAAAGTGATACTGACAGTGAAGCTAGCCTCAAACTCAAACCAACCTCAACAAGAAAACATCAATATGTTGATAATAAATCTGTCATGTGGTCCCCTATCTGTGACTCTACAACACCAGACAGCATGGAATTTGACAAGCAGAGTCATACATCTAAAGTCAGAGCAGAAGAGGAATCCTGTTCCAGTGATGCAGAAGAAGAACCCTGTTCCAGTGATGCAGAAGAAGAACCCTGTTCCAGTGAAGCAGATGAACAACCCTGTTCCAATGGAGCAGATGAACAACCCTCTTCAAGTCAAAGCATAGGCACCGTAGTTGTTGGTCCATGCAAAAGAAAGGCTGGGAAAAGAGTGTATGATAAGAGACATTATTGCTTGTATTGTTCTAAGCCTTATGCTAAAATGGCAAGGCATTTAGAACATGCACATGATGGTAAATCTGATGTTGCTCGGGCTCTAAGCTTTACAAAGGGctcaaaggaaagaaaaaaacagttggaTTATATTCGGAACAAAGGAAACTATGCTCACAATGCTTCTGTCATGCAGTCAGGAAAGGGAGAATTAGTGCCATTTAAACGTCCTCCTAAACAGGCACAGGGAAATGACTTTATGCACTGTGCACACTGTCAAGGACTTTACACACGCAAAGTCCTGTGGCGACACATGCGTAATTGTCAACTCAAACCTGGATCAGTCGCCTCCAAGCCAGGAAAGAACCGTGTTCAGTCCATGTGTACATACACAGGGCCTGTGCCGACAAACACAAGTGAACAGTTGTGGGGAGTAATTACTTCTATGAATCCTGACCCGATCGCACACATAGTAAAAAATGACCAAGTCATTATTGATTTTGGGCAACacttgttaaataaaaaagggatATCAGCAAAGAATAAACTGCAAGTGCGAGAGAAGATGCGAGAATTGGGAAGGTTGATTCACAGTGCCAGGAGAGTGACTTCCTTGAAAAATATGGAAGATTTCATTAGTCCCAAAAAGTACATGGAGACTATTAAAGCTGTCAAGCTTACATGCGGGTATGAGAGTGAATCAAACAGGTTCTTGATTCCATCTCTAGCAAACAAACTTGGGAACTCCTTAGTTAAAATAAGCAAACTCTTAAAAGCTAAGGGTTTAATCTCAAATGATGAAAAGCTTGTTAAGAATGCCAGCAACTTTGAAGTGGTCCATCAGGAAAAGTGGCATGAGTTGATCTCAGCTACAGCATTGAGGAACATTAGGGAAGCAAAGTGGAATATGCCCAGTGTCATGCCCTTCACCAAAGATGTCCAAAAAATGCACGCATATCTCACACAAGAGCAAGATAAATGGTCCAAATTCCTCTCTGAAAGTCCCTCTACAAAAGCCTGGAAGGAGCTGACAAAGGTGTGTCTTGTCCAGCTCATCCTCTTTAACCGCCgcagggagggagaggtggCAAGCATGCCCCTATCTGCATTTCTTTCAAGAGACACTTCTGATCCACACGATGATCTGGACTGGGCACTCTCCGAAGTGGAGAAAAAACTCTGCAGACACTTCACTAGGATTGTTGTCAGAGGAAAGCGTGGTCGCCCAGTCCCAATTCTTCTCACTCCTAAAATGCTGAATGCCATAGAACTCCTTGTGTCACAGAGAGAAGCTTGCGGGGTTCTGAAAGACAACGACCACATGTTTGCACGACCAGGGGCCATGACGCACTTCCGAGGGTCAGACTGCTTCCGTGCCTTTGCAAAGCAATGTGGTGCTGATTGTCCCAGGGCACTGACATCGACCAAACTGCGCAAGCATGCAGCAACCTTGTCAACAGTGttaaacatgacaaacacagagatggACCAGTTGGCCAATTTTCTCGGCCATGACATTAGAGTCCACAGAGAGTTTTACCGGTTGCCTGAGAAGACCTTGCAGCTTGCTAAGGTCAGCAAACTCCTGATGGCTCTCGAGCAGGGAAGAGTGGCTGAGTTTCATGGGAAAACTTTGGATGAAGTAGAGATAGACCCAGATg AAAAACTTCTCGACAGTGACGAAGATGACGAGAACATGCACGAGGGAAACCCTCCACCTACTGATGATG AAGAGACACTTCCCCCTCCTGAGAAGAATGAAACGCCACTAGTACCACAAGAGGGACGCACACCTCCTTCATCAGATGATGAGATACCATCAAGAGTCAGCGTTAAGAAGTCTTCCTCCAAAG GAGCACACCTGAGAAAGAGACGCAAACCACCATCATCAGATGATGAGATGCCATCAGGAGTCGGCGCTAAGAGGTCCTCCTCCAAAG GCAAAgccacacagaggaagaaaaggccCTGGCAGGAGACAGAAGTGCAGGCGGTGGAAAGGCATATGAAGAAGTTCATCACATCTTGCATTGTACCAGGAAAAATGGACTGCGAGAAGTGCTTAAGGGCTGAACCAGAAGCCCTTCAGAGCCGGGACTGGCAGACCCTGAAATTTTATGTTTATAACCGCATTTCAGCCTCCAAAAAGAAATTGCAATGTAACTAG
- the LOC141008081 gene encoding uncharacterized protein isoform X1 has protein sequence MAKRTTKEDGAKVKHKFEMPRRISPLQDAICHVISRTDKTDKLEVKYINAVKGRGVFAKGTISRGQFVAEYRGDMINDAEYQSRRRVYHPTCAAFMFAFKWRGKTWCIDASRDDGSLGRLVNDEHRRPNCKMKRTDVNGKPHLCLFALDDIQEGEEITYHYGDGDCPWRTQMTSTAADDVASHDSSPSLSVNPMDDAAGPSNTQQMTSTAADDVASHDSSPSLSVNPMDDAAGPSNTQQMTSTAADDVASHDSSPSLSVNPMDDAAGPSNTQQMTSTAADDVASHDSSPSLSVNPMDDAAGPSNTQQMTSTAADDVASHDSSPSLSVNPMDDAAGPSNTQQMTSTAADDVASHDSSPSLSVNPMDDAAGPSNTQQMASITAKHVALGDSHPSSPSLSHMDDARRTNYTLQEMTSTAADDVASHDSSPSLSVNPMDDAAGPSNTQQAMTVPQDTFEVFVPRLRRTRSVIMKDTVFEDSDELYCTTPESGEDFIPDTTSKSDTDSEASLKLKPTSTRKHQYVDNKSVMWSPICDSTTPDSMEFDKQSHTSKVRAEEESCSSDAEEEPCSSDAEEEPCSSEADEQPCSNGADEQPSSSQSIGTVVVGPCKRKAGKRVYDKRHYCLYCSKPYAKMARHLEHAHDGKSDVARALSFTKGSKERKKQLDYIRNKGNYAHNASVMQSGKGELVPFKRPPKQAQGNDFMHCAHCQGLYTRKVLWRHMRNCQLKPGSVASKPGKNRVQSMCTYTGPVPTNTSEQLWGVITSMNPDPIAHIVKNDQVIIDFGQHLLNKKGISAKNKLQVREKMRELGRLIHSARRVTSLKNMEDFISPKKYMETIKAVKLTCGYESESNRFLIPSLANKLGNSLVKISKLLKAKGLISNDEKLVKNASNFEVVHQEKWHELISATALRNIREAKWNMPSVMPFTKDVQKMHAYLTQEQDKWSKFLSESPSTKAWKELTKVCLVQLILFNRRREGEVASMPLSAFLSRDTSDPHDDLDWALSEVEKKLCRHFTRIVVRGKRGRPVPILLTPKMLNAIELLVSQREACGVLKDNDHMFARPGAMTHFRGSDCFRAFAKQCGADCPRALTSTKLRKHAATLSTVLNMTNTEMDQLANFLGHDIRVHREFYRLPEKTLQLAKVSKLLMALEQGRVAEFHGKTLDEVEIDPDEKLLDSDEDDENMHEGNPPPTDDEETLPPPEKNETPLVPQEGRTPPSSDDEIPSRVSVKKSSSKGAHLRKRRKPPSSDDEMPSGVGAKRSSSKGKATQRKKRPWQETEVQAVERHMKKFITSCIVPGKMDCEKCLRAEPEALQSRDWQTLKFYVYNRISASKKKLQCN, from the exons ATGGCAAAGAGGACAACAAAAGAAGATGGAGCAAAAGTTAAACACAAG TTTGAAATGCCACGAAGGATCAGCCCCCTTCAGGATGCCATTTGTCATGTTATTTCAAGGACCgacaaaacagacaaattgGAAGTCAAGTACATCAATGCAGTGAAAG GACGTGGTGTATTTGCAAAGGGTACAATCAGCAGAGGACAATTTGTTGCTGAGTATAGGGGGGACATGATAAATGATGCAGAATatcagagcagaagaagagttTACCACCCAACATGTGCTGCGTTTATGTTTGCATTCAAGTGGAGAGGGAAAACATGGTG CATTGATGCCTCAAGAGATGATGGGTCATTGGGGCGGCTAGTGAATGATGAACACAGGAGGCCAAATTGTAAGATGAAAAGGACTGATGTGAATGGAAAGCCTCACCTCTGTTTGTTTGCCTTGGATGATATtcaagaaggagaagaaattaCCTATCATTATGGAGACGGGGACTGCCCATGGAGAACACAA ATGACCAgcactgcagctgatgatgtggCTTCACATGACTCTAGTCCATCCCTGTCTGTGAATCCGATGGATGATGCTGCTGGTCCAAGCAACACTCAACAG ATGACCAgcactgcagctgatgatgtggCTTCACATGACTCTAGTCCATCCCTGTCTGTGAATCCGATGGATGATGCTGCTGGTCCAAGCAACACTCAACAG ATGACCAgcactgcagctgatgatgtggCTTCACATGACTCTAGTCCATCCCTGTCTGTGAATCCGATGGATGATGCTGCTGGTCCAAGCAACACTCAACAG ATGACCAgcactgcagctgatgatgtggCTTCACATGACTCTAGTCCATCCCTGTCTGTGAATCCGATGGATGATGCTGCTGGTCCAAGCAACACTCAACAG ATGACCAgcactgcagctgatgatgtggCTTCACATGACTCTAGTCCATCCCTGTCTGTGAATCCGATGGATGATGCTGCTGGTCCAAGCAACACTCAACAG ATGACCAgcactgcagctgatgatgtggCTTCACATGACTCTAGTCCATCCCTGTCTGTGAATCCGATGGATGATGCTGCTGGTCCAAGCAACACTCAACAG ATGGCCAGCATTACAGCCAAACATGTGGCTTTAGGTGACTCTCATCCCTCTTCCCCATCTCTGAGTCACATGGATGATGCTAGGCGTACAAACTACACTCTCCAAGag ATGACCAgcactgcagctgatgatgtggCTTCACATGACTCTAGTCCATCCCTGTCTGTGAATCCGATGGATGATGCTGCTGGTCCAAGCAACACTCAACAG GCTATGACAGTGCCCCAGGACACATTTGAGGTTTTCGTACCAAGACTGAGACGGACTAGAAGTGTCATT ATGAAGGACACCGTTTTTGAAGATTCAGATGAACTTTATTGTACTACGCCAGAGAGTGGAGAAGATTTCATCCCCGATACCACCTCCAAAAGTGATACTGACAGTGAAGCTAGCCTCAAACTCAAACCAACCTCAACAAGAAAACATCAATATGTTGATAATAAATCTGTCATGTGGTCCCCTATCTGTGACTCTACAACACCAGACAGCATGGAATTTGACAAGCAGAGTCATACATCTAAAGTCAGAGCAGAAGAGGAATCCTGTTCCAGTGATGCAGAAGAAGAACCCTGTTCCAGTGATGCAGAAGAAGAACCCTGTTCCAGTGAAGCAGATGAACAACCCTGTTCCAATGGAGCAGATGAACAACCCTCTTCAAGTCAAAGCATAGGCACCGTAGTTGTTGGTCCATGCAAAAGAAAGGCTGGGAAAAGAGTGTATGATAAGAGACATTATTGCTTGTATTGTTCTAAGCCTTATGCTAAAATGGCAAGGCATTTAGAACATGCACATGATGGTAAATCTGATGTTGCTCGGGCTCTAAGCTTTACAAAGGGctcaaaggaaagaaaaaaacagttggaTTATATTCGGAACAAAGGAAACTATGCTCACAATGCTTCTGTCATGCAGTCAGGAAAGGGAGAATTAGTGCCATTTAAACGTCCTCCTAAACAGGCACAGGGAAATGACTTTATGCACTGTGCACACTGTCAAGGACTTTACACACGCAAAGTCCTGTGGCGACACATGCGTAATTGTCAACTCAAACCTGGATCAGTCGCCTCCAAGCCAGGAAAGAACCGTGTTCAGTCCATGTGTACATACACAGGGCCTGTGCCGACAAACACAAGTGAACAGTTGTGGGGAGTAATTACTTCTATGAATCCTGACCCGATCGCACACATAGTAAAAAATGACCAAGTCATTATTGATTTTGGGCAACacttgttaaataaaaaagggatATCAGCAAAGAATAAACTGCAAGTGCGAGAGAAGATGCGAGAATTGGGAAGGTTGATTCACAGTGCCAGGAGAGTGACTTCCTTGAAAAATATGGAAGATTTCATTAGTCCCAAAAAGTACATGGAGACTATTAAAGCTGTCAAGCTTACATGCGGGTATGAGAGTGAATCAAACAGGTTCTTGATTCCATCTCTAGCAAACAAACTTGGGAACTCCTTAGTTAAAATAAGCAAACTCTTAAAAGCTAAGGGTTTAATCTCAAATGATGAAAAGCTTGTTAAGAATGCCAGCAACTTTGAAGTGGTCCATCAGGAAAAGTGGCATGAGTTGATCTCAGCTACAGCATTGAGGAACATTAGGGAAGCAAAGTGGAATATGCCCAGTGTCATGCCCTTCACCAAAGATGTCCAAAAAATGCACGCATATCTCACACAAGAGCAAGATAAATGGTCCAAATTCCTCTCTGAAAGTCCCTCTACAAAAGCCTGGAAGGAGCTGACAAAGGTGTGTCTTGTCCAGCTCATCCTCTTTAACCGCCgcagggagggagaggtggCAAGCATGCCCCTATCTGCATTTCTTTCAAGAGACACTTCTGATCCACACGATGATCTGGACTGGGCACTCTCCGAAGTGGAGAAAAAACTCTGCAGACACTTCACTAGGATTGTTGTCAGAGGAAAGCGTGGTCGCCCAGTCCCAATTCTTCTCACTCCTAAAATGCTGAATGCCATAGAACTCCTTGTGTCACAGAGAGAAGCTTGCGGGGTTCTGAAAGACAACGACCACATGTTTGCACGACCAGGGGCCATGACGCACTTCCGAGGGTCAGACTGCTTCCGTGCCTTTGCAAAGCAATGTGGTGCTGATTGTCCCAGGGCACTGACATCGACCAAACTGCGCAAGCATGCAGCAACCTTGTCAACAGTGttaaacatgacaaacacagagatggACCAGTTGGCCAATTTTCTCGGCCATGACATTAGAGTCCACAGAGAGTTTTACCGGTTGCCTGAGAAGACCTTGCAGCTTGCTAAGGTCAGCAAACTCCTGATGGCTCTCGAGCAGGGAAGAGTGGCTGAGTTTCATGGGAAAACTTTGGATGAAGTAGAGATAGACCCAGATg AAAAACTTCTCGACAGTGACGAAGATGACGAGAACATGCACGAGGGAAACCCTCCACCTACTGATGATG AAGAGACACTTCCCCCTCCTGAGAAGAATGAAACGCCACTAGTACCACAAGAGGGACGCACACCTCCTTCATCAGATGATGAGATACCATCAAGAGTCAGCGTTAAGAAGTCTTCCTCCAAAG GAGCACACCTGAGAAAGAGACGCAAACCACCATCATCAGATGATGAGATGCCATCAGGAGTCGGCGCTAAGAGGTCCTCCTCCAAAG GCAAAgccacacagaggaagaaaaggccCTGGCAGGAGACAGAAGTGCAGGCGGTGGAAAGGCATATGAAGAAGTTCATCACATCTTGCATTGTACCAGGAAAAATGGACTGCGAGAAGTGCTTAAGGGCTGAACCAGAAGCCCTTCAGAGCCGGGACTGGCAGACCCTGAAATTTTATGTTTATAACCGCATTTCAGCCTCCAAAAAGAAATTGCAATGTAACTAG